AACTACCTTGAACGGCGTCACGCAGGGtggtaagttttttttttttaattttaatttgcacatTTTTTTGGAGTTTTAATAAGAGAGCCCGTCTTTGATAAAGACCGGTCACGCAAAGATGGGACGCTTCATGTAAACGTGAAATGAAATTCATTTTCAATGGATAGCGATGATTGTCACGATTCGTGATCTAATGCGCGTGCCGCAAGTGCATAAATGGAATGCATTCTTTTGCGAAGTGTGTTACAAGAGGTGCATTACCGGCCTACGTCCGCGAGCGGCGAGTGAATCTTTCGCTAATGCTCGCCGGCGTGATGTAAGAAAGACGCCCATGCTCGTCCCTGCAAATTTCTTCGGATGACAATGCGCAGTTGCGCGTTAGgatcgcttctctctctctctctctctctctctttctctcaattgCAACGTGATGACTCACGATACGCGCGCGATGCGTAATTTAACGCGAACGGAATCGTATGAATATATTCGTAATCACCGAAAGGGAGAtctatgtattataattaatgctaTTTTGCTAATCAATAGCCGCAATAATTACGACAAGTAACGTGTACTAATAACAGATGCATGAATTCGCATTGTAAGTACGttgtaaaatttacaatgtaAATACGTTTCCTCCGCGCGCGAACAAGCGTACCTCAGATGACATAATCGTTATCGAAGAGTATCGTTTCTATTTGCGCCCGCAGGATATTCCTACATCGACGCAAATGGAATTTTGCAAACGGTCTCGTATACGGCGGACGATAAGAACGGATTTAGAGTCAGCGCGAGCAATCTGCCGCAACCACCCAAAGATGAGGTACAAACTGTACGAGACACGCCGGAGGTAGCCGCGGCAAAGAGAAATCATCTTGACGAGCTGCAGAAGGCCAATTGGCAGGATCCGAATATTCTGTCGTACAAAATCGTCCCGTCGTACTTTAGCTTCGCCCAAATCCAGCCGgacaacagcaacagcaacagcaaagCCGAGCTAAATTCGAAGACGCGAGAGTTTGAGGTTTGTAAGTTGCGCGGACATCTCAATCGAAGTTTGCTCAAATAAAAGAAACGAGACGGTAAAAAGGGAAGAAATCACATGTTCTTTTGTACGGAAAATTTATAGCGCTGCGATCACTATGGAATTTTGTGCTTGAGAAAGCGAGCGTTTCGATGAAAAGCATATCATTAAAACTTTTCGTCgcttaaaaagtatataaaaaatatatctaattttttctatattatattttataattattcagtAATTCTAATGATCATTAAAAACACAAGTTACGATCAATAAAATATGATCTCGGCGGAACATATATGTGTTATATATACCGTTGcgtaattgaaaataaattttgcatttagAACGATATTCAAGTTGGCATTCCAAGTACGCTTATAcataaacagaaaaattttttttttaatgaagaaaatgcattttctaaaaactatatatttagaTGCAAACGTttgtttattctgtttaaataaaaatatttatttttaaataaacagacatattaccttaagtatataattttgtatttttatttatatttaaataataattaaataagctaatattattaaacttaattaaatggTCTCTTTAGATTAAAAagtctgattatcttgaatactcgtatataaaaatagtaaatattttctagaattgcaagaaaaaattatttgattaaaaattatgtctttagtttatttacataaatatttcaattaagaaatttttaatctcactgcaagtaaataagctagtagccccccctccccccgcgaATAAATAACTTCTTTCAGTGTACCTGTCCaacattaaaatcaaaattgagcaatttcttttattcaattcttctttTTTAGAGTACCAACAATCCGTTCCTGCTGCCAAGATCGGAGGCAGAAAAAATCAACGTACCCAAACCGGATCCGAGTCTCTCGAAGGTATCGCCCACGTCTTCGGGCCCCACCAGCACAATTGCCTCGTCATTATCCACTCCGAAACAGAACACGCTTCTCGACGACGAAAATACGTCAAATCAGAACGTCTTCCATCTGAAGAAACTGACGCCGTTCTCCAGCATTCAGAAACGGGTAGCCTTGCCTGCCCCGTACGTACTTCCGGTGGTGCCTTACAGATTGCTTCACAGCTCGCTGCATCACACCCAGGACTCCCTGGGCCAGTACGATTACAGTTACACCGGGGACTCGAGCGCCAAAACCGAATCCAGGTCGCTAGACGGTACCACCAGGGGTGCCTACAGTTACATCGATCCCAACGGGATTCTTCAGCAAGTGCATTACATTGCCGATCATAATGGATTCAGAGTCATGGCAACTAATCTGCCCGAAGCGAAGTGATGATCATGTCGGCGCCGTAGAAAATGTCCCGTGGGACGCAACAGCTTTCGAAACGCGATGTTATACACCAAACATTAATACTGTACACAGTTTCCTGAATTTCGAATTTGTCAACGAATCTCAACCTCGCGCGAAATAATTTCGGGCATTCCAAAGAgacgaaatttttatttatttcgattaAGAGATTTATTTCATTTAGGAGAAGAAGGCGAAGAAGATAAAAGgcgaaaaaataaagaaaattcacGTATTCTCATGTATCTATTCAATGGATTTGGATTGCTTTTGTTTCGAAGATAATCATTTGCGACAGCCAAGGCGCGAGAAGAAGATGTAACAGAAAATTCGCATTCTCGCGTAATAAGTATCGGTGTCGGGGATCTGAGGAAACATTACGCGAATGCTTCTCGAGTTTGTTCAGCGATTGTTCTCGCGGAAACGCGGAGGAGCGGACTTGATTCGTATTCGAGTATTCTcctaactttattatttttttttttctataatgttaAGCTTACTTCGCGAGCAATTGTGCGATCGCGACCAGGTAAATTATTTCACGTTTCGTAAACATTCTTCTCTTATTATCTTTAGCACGAGCGAAAGGCGTTAATGGAGGCGTCACGTTTTTAAGATTGTTAGTAGATTGCACTTATTGATCATATTACGTAAATACAGGTGAAAAATGCAATCTCTACTGTTGTCTTTATATGTCTCCTTTTACCTCCTCTCTTCTTTGTCCTCTTGCAATCAGTTTTGCATAAAATGAATAGATCAAATAGATAGCTGGCTGCAACAGATTTGCGTATATTCGTAGTGCACAATATTTAACGCGCACAATACTTTCCAATTtgtatatctttattaaaaatattagctGAATAAGAAGTGTCTTTGAACATACGAGTATATTGACAGGATACATCTgtgcattaataatttaaaaatatgtacgtcttcttcatttttaggaatatcaataaaatcttttaggAACTTATTTTCGAGAtcacaaatatttaaagaaagtaaacatttccaaaaaatttttagatattatttataagcaCTAGTTTGTaccaagataaataaaaaaaatattgcaaattattaaaatgtgttttaaaaaacaaGTTTCGATTTaagaa
The Solenopsis invicta isolate M01_SB chromosome 16, UNIL_Sinv_3.0, whole genome shotgun sequence genome window above contains:
- the LOC105199756 gene encoding uncharacterized protein LOC105199756, producing MIFTILCSLVIGRSIALPLANVWLSPIPALSPLRQYHIQDGSGSYQYSFTGPHHAKAETTLNGVTQGGYSYIDANGILQTVSYTADDKNGFRVSASNLPQPPKDEVQTVRDTPEVAAAKRNHLDELQKANWQDPNILSYKIVPSYFSFAQIQPDNSNSNSKAELNSKTREFESTNNPFLLPRSEAEKINVPKPDPSLSKVSPTSSGPTSTIASSLSTPKQNTLLDDENTSNQNVFHLKKLTPFSSIQKRVALPAPYVLPVVPYRLLHSSLHHTQDSLGQYDYSYTGDSSAKTESRSLDGTTRGAYSYIDPNGILQQVHYIADHNGFRVMATNLPEAK